From one Melioribacteraceae bacterium genomic stretch:
- a CDS encoding peroxiredoxin, with amino-acid sequence MLNIGDSAPNFTLKNQNLEEVTLDSFKGKKNVVVLFFPLVNTSVCEKELCSTRDSMAQYEDLDAEVLAISVDSPFALKLWNEKHRFNFNLLSDFNKNVSQSYDSFYDVFVPGKFDLNGVSKRSAFVIDKEGKIRYAEVLENAGDEPNYNAIKESLKNL; translated from the coding sequence TTGTTAAATATTGGTGATTCAGCTCCGAACTTTACACTTAAAAATCAGAATTTAGAAGAAGTAACTTTGGATTCATTTAAAGGAAAGAAAAATGTTGTAGTTTTATTTTTTCCGTTGGTTAACACAAGTGTTTGTGAAAAAGAACTTTGCTCAACTAGAGATAGCATGGCTCAATACGAAGATCTTGATGCCGAAGTTCTTGCAATTAGTGTTGATAGTCCCTTTGCACTCAAGCTTTGGAATGAAAAACATAGATTTAATTTTAATCTGCTGAGTGATTTTAATAAAAATGTTTCTCAAAGTTATGATTCATTTTATGATGTTTTTGTCCCGGGCAAATTTGATCTCAACGGAGTATCGAAACGTTCTGCGTTTGTAATAGATAAAGAAGGTAAAATAAGATACGCTGAAGTACTTGAAAACGCCGGTGATGAACCGAATTATAATGCGATCAAAGAATCACTGAAAAATTTATAG
- a CDS encoding dodecin family protein, whose amino-acid sequence MSTSFEVLELVGTSNDSASEAVKSIVLEANKTKPVSWFEVVEERGRVTQDGKIEFQVKIKIGRKL is encoded by the coding sequence ATGTCAACAAGTTTTGAAGTCTTGGAATTAGTAGGCACATCTAATGATAGTGCTTCAGAAGCGGTAAAATCTATCGTTTTAGAAGCAAATAAAACAAAGCCGGTTTCTTGGTTTGAAGTTGTTGAAGAAAGAGGCAGAGTTACTCAAGATGGTAAAATTGAGTTCCAAGTAAAAATAAAAATAGGTAGAAAATTATGA
- a CDS encoding transcriptional repressor: protein MPVQKDAHKKFKDYLKTGKHRVTPERFEVLDAALDQNGHFGADDLYVTMKTNKSNISRATVYNTLELLEQCGILARRNFGDNISRFEASINRKNHDHLICTNCGEIKEFSSPKIQNIVNEISKELGFDSTGYSFNIFGKCTSKNCKHKINND from the coding sequence ATGCCAGTACAAAAAGACGCACATAAAAAATTTAAGGATTACCTGAAAACCGGTAAACACCGAGTTACACCGGAAAGATTTGAAGTACTTGATGCCGCTTTAGATCAAAACGGTCATTTTGGGGCAGATGATCTTTATGTGACCATGAAAACAAACAAATCTAATATTTCCAGAGCTACAGTTTACAATACTCTTGAACTTTTAGAACAATGTGGAATTTTAGCACGAAGAAATTTTGGTGATAATATTTCACGGTTTGAAGCTAGTATCAACAGAAAAAACCACGATCACCTAATCTGTACAAACTGCGGTGAAATTAAAGAATTCTCCTCCCCAAAAATTCAAAACATTGTTAACGAAATCAGCAAAGAACTCGGTTTTGATTCAACCGGTTATTCGTTTAATATTTTTGGGAAATGTACGAGCAAAAACTGTAAACATAAGATAAACAATGACTGA
- a CDS encoding FeoA family protein — MTDSTLNNTKKGNSIIVINLPEGELKSQFIRLGITEGSIVRVYERLPGGTVVLQKNRQEIAVGSDLAKKIKVIVQ, encoded by the coding sequence ATGACTGATTCTACTCTTAACAATACAAAAAAAGGTAATTCGATAATTGTTATCAACTTGCCTGAAGGCGAACTAAAATCGCAATTTATAAGACTCGGGATAACTGAGGGTTCTATCGTACGTGTTTATGAACGGCTTCCGGGAGGAACTGTTGTATTACAAAAGAACAGACAAGAAATTGCGGTTGGTTCAGATTTAGCAAAAAAAATTAAAGTTATTGTGCAATAA
- a CDS encoding ferrous iron transporter B, which translates to MKSDSILNLNKNQTLSNVDLKKITDVKEKVVLVGNPNVGKSLFFNYLSGMYVDVSNFPGTTVALAKSNYKNFEIIDTPGIYGVSSFNEEETVARDVILEADRILNVVNSLHLERDLFLTLQLIDMGKKVSVMLNFADEVSKRKIKIDADKLSEILGVEVYQTSAVKETGFDKLDEAIQNARVGKQELDLHFMIQQVMQKNIAQPEAVLILEGDASIAEKNKVETGTADEREKIYIGRRNRVNELVDQIEHEDSKKGEIFNLIGRLSLNPLTGIPILAVVLVILYFFIGDVVSQRVVGFTEDTVGKGIFEYHLKSFISNYTPSEMEVSIINDAEEVVDSKSFIFPDGKSSNPELASEFDEVSALPNAETEFEFSSPVMKLLFGEFGVITMTTTYLIFLLLPLVLAFYFVMALLEDSGYLPRLATMLDRSFTKIGLNGRAVIPIMLGFGCVTMANITTRILGSNREKTIVTAILQFAIPCSAQLAVIAVLLSGAGVVPLLIYGTVIFTVFISLSTVLNKMLPGESSPLLIDLPAIQIPRLKNVWRKTAFRTIGFMKEAAFWFFVGALGVGLMQISGILSIWQDILAPIVTGWLQLPKEAATAFVMGLVRRDFGAAGLFDMELTIMQITVAIITITLFVPCIASFVVMLKERGVKEGLSIWFGTWIVAFLIGGIVSQILI; encoded by the coding sequence ATGAAATCCGATAGTATTCTCAATCTCAACAAAAATCAAACACTAAGTAACGTTGATCTTAAAAAGATAACCGATGTTAAAGAGAAAGTTGTTCTTGTTGGAAATCCCAATGTAGGCAAATCACTTTTCTTCAATTACTTGAGCGGCATGTACGTTGATGTCTCCAATTTTCCGGGGACAACAGTTGCATTAGCTAAAAGTAATTATAAAAATTTTGAAATTATCGATACGCCCGGCATTTATGGAGTCTCCTCTTTTAACGAAGAAGAAACAGTTGCACGTGATGTAATTCTTGAAGCGGATAGAATCTTAAATGTTGTCAATTCGCTTCATTTGGAGAGAGATTTATTTTTGACACTTCAATTGATTGACATGGGCAAAAAAGTTTCTGTAATGCTAAACTTTGCCGATGAAGTTTCAAAAAGAAAAATTAAAATCGATGCCGACAAGTTAAGTGAAATATTAGGCGTGGAGGTTTATCAAACTTCTGCGGTGAAGGAAACCGGATTTGATAAACTTGATGAAGCAATCCAAAATGCGAGAGTCGGTAAGCAAGAATTAGACCTCCACTTTATGATTCAGCAAGTTATGCAAAAGAACATTGCACAACCGGAAGCTGTTTTAATTTTAGAAGGCGACGCTTCAATTGCAGAAAAAAATAAAGTTGAAACCGGAACCGCAGATGAAAGAGAAAAAATTTATATAGGAAGACGAAACCGGGTAAATGAACTTGTCGATCAAATTGAACACGAAGATTCGAAAAAAGGTGAGATTTTTAATTTGATTGGAAGGTTGTCGTTAAATCCTCTAACAGGTATTCCAATTTTAGCGGTTGTTCTTGTTATTTTATATTTCTTCATTGGTGATGTTGTTTCTCAGAGAGTTGTTGGATTCACCGAAGATACGGTAGGTAAAGGAATTTTTGAATATCATCTCAAGTCATTCATTTCTAATTATACTCCTTCGGAAATGGAAGTTAGTATTATAAATGACGCGGAAGAAGTTGTAGATAGCAAATCGTTTATTTTCCCGGATGGCAAATCATCAAATCCAGAATTAGCTAGTGAGTTTGACGAGGTTTCTGCACTGCCCAACGCAGAAACCGAATTCGAGTTTTCGAGTCCGGTTATGAAACTCTTATTTGGTGAGTTTGGCGTTATCACAATGACTACTACTTATCTAATATTTTTATTACTTCCACTTGTTTTGGCATTTTACTTTGTAATGGCATTGTTAGAAGACAGCGGTTACTTACCTAGACTAGCAACAATGCTCGATAGATCATTTACAAAAATTGGTTTAAATGGCAGAGCTGTAATTCCAATAATGCTTGGTTTTGGATGCGTTACGATGGCAAACATTACAACACGTATTTTAGGCAGCAATAGAGAGAAAACGATCGTCACAGCTATATTACAATTTGCAATTCCATGCTCAGCTCAATTAGCTGTGATTGCAGTTCTTTTAAGCGGTGCCGGTGTTGTTCCGTTGTTAATTTATGGAACTGTCATTTTTACTGTGTTCATTAGTCTTTCTACAGTACTTAATAAAATGCTTCCGGGCGAAAGTTCACCTTTGTTAATTGATTTACCAGCTATTCAAATACCAAGATTAAAAAATGTATGGAGAAAGACAGCGTTTAGAACAATTGGTTTTATGAAAGAAGCAGCTTTCTGGTTTTTTGTCGGTGCTCTAGGTGTAGGATTAATGCAGATTTCAGGCATACTTAGTATTTGGCAAGATATACTTGCTCCTATTGTAACCGGTTGGTTACAACTTCCTAAAGAAGCCGCAACAGCTTTTGTCATGGGATTAGTTAGAAGAGATTTCGGTGCTGCCGGATTGTTCGACATGGAATTGACCATAATGCAGATAACTGTAGCAATTATAACAATAACATTATTTGTCCCTTGCATCGCATCATTTGTTGTTATGCTTAAAGAACGTGGAGTTAAAGAAGGTTTATCAATATGGTTCGGAACTTGGATTGTAGCCTTTTTAATTGGTGGAATTGTTTCACAGATTTTAATCTAA
- a CDS encoding ribonuclease Z, with protein sequence MTKKKLPKYPLIWQKDDFFIKIYCSIPNIATGIIITTNKAKFVVDPGDGILRDLNKDYSKKEILEVSDIFISHGHHDHLGGLWSLLTYLSVMKRKQPLNIYYPKGCLEIQSIYNAFNSVYSKEIEYPINLISISDQKAFALDSIQVTPFKVNHREPNDDGIAIEVPSLGYRFDYDGKSICYGGDTAYSENLVRMAKGTDLAIIEAGALSEEEAELHMTIEQASLIGETAEEYFLVHVPEN encoded by the coding sequence ATGACAAAAAAGAAATTACCAAAATATCCTCTCATCTGGCAGAAAGATGATTTCTTTATAAAAATATATTGTTCCATTCCGAATATTGCTACAGGAATAATTATTACAACCAACAAAGCCAAATTTGTTGTTGATCCAGGAGATGGAATTTTACGAGATCTGAACAAAGACTATAGCAAAAAAGAAATCTTGGAAGTTTCAGATATCTTTATAAGTCATGGTCATCATGATCATTTAGGAGGACTTTGGTCGCTTCTTACTTATCTCTCCGTTATGAAAAGAAAGCAACCACTTAATATCTACTATCCAAAAGGATGTTTGGAGATTCAAAGTATTTATAATGCGTTTAACTCGGTTTACTCAAAAGAAATTGAGTATCCCATTAATTTAATTAGTATCTCGGATCAAAAAGCTTTTGCGTTGGATTCGATTCAAGTAACTCCTTTTAAAGTAAATCATCGAGAGCCGAATGATGATGGTATTGCTATTGAGGTTCCATCTCTTGGATATAGGTTTGATTATGACGGAAAATCTATTTGTTATGGTGGTGATACAGCTTACAGTGAAAATTTAGTGAGAATGGCTAAGGGAACCGATTTAGCTATTATTGAAGCCGGTGCATTAAGTGAAGAAGAAGCCGAACTTCATATGACAATTGAACAAGCATCATTAATTGGAGAAACTGCCGAAGAGTATTTCCTTGTCCACGTTCCAGAAAACTAA
- a CDS encoding M28 family peptidase, with translation MKKLFLFLLAFAIVSIAQDTSTNPDITIDELRDHLKYLASDELEGRLAGSEGGKLAAEYIKQQFEYAGLLPFYDGSFFQNFEFVQNIELGSNNSASISFSENKLELRIDENFTVAPFSGNNTIEAKLAFTGYGISSSKLEYDDFAGLDLTGRIAIIMRYNPDNDSAMSEFDRFSSLRVKASAARDAGALGVIFVNGYKPNEDDDLIEFKYDRGPAMNDFPIIHVRRTIIDDLLKSEGYDLNELQKQIDETKKPNSFLLNNSTASISTDVKEIIVNGDNVAGYLEGNDPNLKDEYIVIGAHFDHLGWGVDGSMYRGDEPMIHNGADDNASGTSGLLEIAEKLAANKENLKRSIVFMGFNAEELGLLGSAHTVNNFPVDLQNTVAMLNMDMIGRLSDDKALTIIGTGTSSVWKEMLETNNTMEFQLKFNDDGWGGSDHQSFTLKEIPVLFFFTGIHEDYHKPSDDWDKINLEGQKNVADYVYTVTTKIDELDERPDFIKVERTAPKGGGATKVYVGTIPEFGWNGEGFKLGGVSEGGPAQKAGLQGGDIMIQFGEKKVVNIYDFMYAMNEHKPGDVVKVIVLRGGEEKEFDVTLESK, from the coding sequence ATGAAGAAATTATTTCTTTTTCTTTTGGCATTCGCAATTGTAAGCATTGCACAAGATACATCTACTAATCCTGATATAACTATAGATGAACTTAGAGATCATCTGAAGTATTTAGCATCAGATGAGCTGGAAGGCAGATTAGCCGGTTCGGAAGGCGGTAAACTCGCTGCCGAATATATCAAACAGCAATTTGAATATGCCGGATTACTTCCCTTTTATGATGGCAGCTTTTTTCAAAATTTCGAATTCGTTCAAAACATAGAATTAGGTAGCAACAATTCCGCAAGTATTTCCTTCAGTGAAAATAAACTCGAATTAAGAATTGACGAAAATTTTACAGTTGCACCGTTTTCCGGTAATAATACCATCGAAGCAAAATTAGCCTTTACAGGTTACGGAATTTCTTCATCTAAATTAGAGTATGACGATTTTGCAGGTTTAGATTTAACAGGCAGAATTGCAATTATTATGAGATATAATCCTGATAACGATAGCGCGATGAGCGAGTTTGATAGGTTTTCATCTCTTCGTGTGAAAGCTTCCGCTGCACGAGATGCCGGAGCTCTCGGAGTAATATTTGTAAATGGATATAAGCCGAATGAAGACGATGACCTGATTGAATTCAAATATGATCGTGGTCCGGCAATGAATGACTTTCCAATCATTCATGTTAGAAGAACCATTATTGATGATTTGCTGAAGTCCGAAGGATATGATCTCAATGAATTACAAAAACAAATTGATGAAACAAAAAAACCGAATTCATTTTTACTTAATAATTCGACAGCATCAATTTCTACAGATGTAAAGGAAATTATAGTTAATGGTGACAATGTTGCCGGCTATCTTGAAGGCAATGATCCAAATCTAAAAGATGAGTACATTGTAATAGGTGCGCATTTCGATCATCTCGGCTGGGGTGTTGACGGATCGATGTACAGAGGTGATGAACCCATGATTCATAACGGTGCAGATGATAATGCGTCCGGAACTTCCGGTCTTTTAGAAATTGCTGAAAAGCTTGCCGCTAATAAAGAAAATTTGAAAAGAAGTATAGTATTTATGGGATTTAATGCAGAGGAACTTGGCTTACTTGGTTCTGCACATACTGTAAACAATTTTCCTGTTGATCTTCAGAATACTGTTGCAATGTTAAACATGGATATGATAGGCAGATTAAGTGATGACAAAGCCCTCACAATTATTGGAACCGGAACTTCATCCGTTTGGAAAGAAATGCTTGAAACTAACAACACTATGGAATTTCAATTAAAATTTAATGACGACGGCTGGGGCGGAAGTGATCATCAATCATTTACATTAAAGGAAATTCCGGTATTATTTTTCTTTACCGGAATTCATGAAGATTACCATAAACCTTCCGATGATTGGGATAAGATAAACTTAGAAGGACAAAAGAATGTTGCTGATTATGTGTATACAGTAACAACAAAAATAGATGAGTTGGATGAACGTCCGGATTTTATTAAAGTTGAGAGAACTGCTCCAAAAGGAGGAGGTGCAACTAAAGTTTACGTCGGTACAATACCTGAATTCGGTTGGAACGGTGAAGGATTCAAATTAGGTGGTGTTAGTGAAGGCGGTCCCGCACAAAAAGCCGGTTTACAAGGCGGTGATATAATGATTCAATTTGGTGAAAAGAAAGTCGTTAACATTTATGATTTTATGTATGCGATGAACGAGCACAAACCCGGCGATGTAGTTAAAGTAATAGTTTTACGTGGCGGAGAGGAAAAAGAATTTGATGTGACTCTTGAGAGTAAATAA
- a CDS encoding DUF4258 domain-containing protein, whose translation MKYYDWNEEKNNILKETRNISFEEIVLAISNGKILDILDHPDKEKYPNQKMFIIEVGNYAYVVPFVEDDKKYFMKTIYPSREATKQYLNEGEDR comes from the coding sequence ATGAAATATTACGATTGGAATGAAGAAAAGAATAATATTTTAAAAGAAACACGAAATATATCTTTTGAAGAAATCGTATTAGCAATCTCTAATGGAAAGATTTTGGACATCTTAGACCACCCTGATAAAGAAAAGTATCCAAATCAAAAAATGTTCATTATAGAAGTTGGAAATTATGCGTATGTTGTTCCGTTTGTTGAAGATGATAAAAAATATTTTATGAAAACAATTTATCCGAGCAGAGAAGCAACAAAACAATATTTAAATGAAGGAGAAGACAGATGA
- the cas2 gene encoding CRISPR-associated endonuclease Cas2, which translates to MMVVISYDVSTKKISGKKRLKKVADTCLNYGIRAQNSVFECVVDPSQWEMFKNELLSIYDEKEDSLRFYHLGANWQRRLERYGKDKNLSFDDTFIL; encoded by the coding sequence ATGATGGTTGTAATTAGTTATGACGTTTCAACGAAAAAGATCAGTGGAAAAAAGAGATTAAAAAAAGTCGCTGACACTTGTTTAAACTATGGTATAAGAGCACAAAATTCTGTGTTTGAATGTGTTGTAGATCCTTCCCAATGGGAAATGTTTAAAAATGAGCTTTTATCAATTTACGATGAAAAGGAAGACAGTCTAAGGTTTTACCACCTTGGCGCTAATTGGCAGCGAAGATTGGAACGCTATGGTAAAGACAAAAATCTGAGTTTTGATGACACATTTATTTTATAA
- the cas1c gene encoding type I-C CRISPR-associated endonuclease Cas1c — protein MKKHLNTLYITSEDAFVHKERETFVVKINDEKVFQAPTHSIENIVCFGFRALTPALMAYCAEINIGISYLSMNGKFLARVYGAQKGNVLLRKAQYAISDDEFLSLKLARPIIAAKVSNYRYILLRHQRNHPDLSPEEIELVVDVMAKRLKKIEETRSLDELRGYEGECANIYFSVLSNLITSQKDDFTFTQRSKRPPLDPANALLSFTYAILVNDVRSALETVGLDPQVGFLHQLRSGRPSLALDVMEEFRAYMGDRIMLNLINLKQVSKKDFEIRESGEVRMSDDARKALLTAYQKRKQEEITHPFLGEKMTIGLLPHIQAQLLARYIRGDIEDYPPFYLR, from the coding sequence ATGAAAAAACATCTTAACACACTTTACATTACCTCGGAAGATGCATTTGTTCATAAAGAACGAGAGACATTTGTTGTAAAAATAAATGACGAAAAAGTTTTCCAGGCTCCAACTCATTCGATCGAAAATATTGTTTGTTTCGGTTTCAGAGCATTAACGCCAGCGCTTATGGCGTACTGTGCAGAAATCAATATTGGTATAAGCTATCTTTCTATGAATGGGAAATTTCTTGCTCGGGTTTACGGTGCTCAAAAAGGAAATGTTTTATTGCGTAAAGCCCAGTATGCAATATCCGATGACGAATTTCTCTCGCTTAAACTTGCAAGACCAATTATTGCTGCAAAGGTTTCAAATTACCGCTATATACTTTTGAGACATCAAAGAAATCATCCCGACTTATCTCCTGAAGAAATCGAATTAGTAGTTGATGTGATGGCTAAAAGATTGAAGAAAATTGAAGAAACCCGATCATTAGATGAGCTAAGAGGTTATGAAGGGGAATGTGCAAATATATATTTCAGCGTACTTTCAAACTTAATAACGTCTCAAAAAGATGATTTTACTTTTACACAAAGATCAAAACGACCGCCTCTCGATCCCGCAAATGCATTGTTATCATTTACATATGCAATCTTAGTTAACGATGTTCGATCAGCTTTAGAAACAGTCGGTCTTGATCCTCAAGTTGGATTTTTACATCAACTAAGATCAGGAAGACCAAGTCTCGCTCTTGATGTAATGGAAGAATTCAGAGCCTATATGGGGGATAGAATTATGTTGAATCTAATCAACTTAAAACAAGTATCAAAAAAAGATTTCGAGATAAGAGAATCGGGCGAAGTTAGAATGTCTGATGATGCAAGAAAAGCACTATTAACTGCTTATCAAAAAAGAAAACAGGAAGAAATAACCCATCCGTTTCTTGGTGAAAAAATGACAATCGGATTATTGCCTCACATACAAGCCCAACTACTTGCACGTTATATTAGAGGCGATATAGAAGACTATCCACCATTTTATTTGAGGTAA
- the cas4 gene encoding CRISPR-associated protein Cas4, whose translation MYTEEQFIMISALQHYVYCPRQCGLIHVDDVWQENLFTTRGNILHEKVDTDTYETRGDVKTVRGLRIHSFKYGIVGRCDVVEFHENQKGKFILPVEFKSGKPKDDLSDKVQLCAQVLCLEEMLNTIITQGAFFYGKIRRRDVVEINDELRSQTENIIISVRDIVTSKKIPKAEYAAKCKNCSLQPICQPKAMNSRKLKNYIKGLYTL comes from the coding sequence ATGTACACAGAAGAACAATTCATAATGATAAGCGCCTTACAACATTACGTCTATTGTCCTAGACAATGCGGACTAATACATGTAGATGATGTTTGGCAGGAAAATCTATTTACCACCCGAGGTAATATTCTTCATGAAAAAGTTGATACCGACACATACGAAACACGCGGCGATGTTAAAACTGTTCGCGGATTACGAATTCATTCATTTAAGTACGGAATTGTTGGGCGTTGTGATGTAGTTGAATTCCATGAAAATCAAAAAGGGAAATTTATTTTGCCGGTGGAATTTAAATCCGGAAAACCAAAAGATGATTTAAGCGACAAGGTACAGCTCTGTGCACAAGTTCTTTGTCTTGAAGAAATGCTTAATACAATAATTACACAAGGAGCATTCTTTTACGGAAAAATTAGAAGGCGGGATGTTGTTGAAATTAATGATGAACTTCGCTCCCAAACGGAAAACATTATCATTTCTGTGAGGGATATCGTAACAAGTAAAAAAATTCCTAAAGCAGAGTATGCTGCAAAATGTAAAAATTGTTCGTTGCAACCAATTTGTCAACCAAAAGCGATGAACAGCCGTAAGTTAAAAAATTACATTAAAGGATTATATACATTATGA
- a CDS encoding endonuclease domain-containing protein yields MSLNSKSNLNPVAIKLCRELRKNSTKAEIIFWEAVRNRKFMGKKFNRQFPLFYNLGGKESFYIADFYCHELKLVIEIDGGYHIKQKEFDMLRTEDIKNLGVTVIRFTNKEIETDLSKVLNEIKREYQK; encoded by the coding sequence ATGAGTCTGAACTCAAAATCTAATTTAAATCCAGTTGCAATAAAGCTTTGTAGAGAGTTAAGAAAAAACTCTACAAAAGCAGAAATAATTTTCTGGGAAGCTGTACGCAACAGAAAATTTATGGGTAAAAAGTTCAATAGGCAATTTCCGTTATTCTATAATTTGGGAGGAAAGGAATCATTTTATATAGCTGATTTTTATTGTCATGAATTAAAGTTAGTTATTGAAATTGACGGCGGTTACCACATAAAGCAGAAAGAGTTCGACATGCTAAGAACGGAAGATATTAAAAATCTCGGAGTAACAGTTATTAGGTTCACAAATAAAGAAATCGAAACTGATTTAAGTAAAGTATTAAATGAGATCAAAAGAGAATATCAAAAATAA
- the cas7c gene encoding type I-C CRISPR-associated protein Cas7/Csd2 gives METIKNRYDFVFYFDVKDGNPNGDPDAGNLPRIDAETANGLVTDVCIKRKVRNYVQLTKEEKTPYNIFIKERAVLNNLIDEAHEDDEVSKKEKDKDKTESARMWMCKNYYDVRTFGAVMSTGKNAGQVRGPIQITFARSTDPIVALEHSITRVAKTTEARSETGGSEMGRKYTVPYGLYRAHGFISAHLANQTGFNEEDLSLFWEAMQNMFEHDHSAARGMMNTRKLIVFKHQTALGNQLAHELFDRVTHKKLTDGPARDYSDYEILLDGEKFTEIFKVVEVK, from the coding sequence ATGGAAACAATTAAAAATCGTTATGACTTTGTTTTTTATTTTGATGTAAAAGACGGTAATCCAAATGGTGATCCCGATGCGGGTAACTTACCAAGGATTGATGCAGAAACAGCGAACGGTTTAGTAACAGATGTTTGTATTAAAAGAAAAGTGCGGAACTACGTACAGTTGACCAAAGAAGAAAAAACACCTTATAATATCTTTATAAAAGAAAGGGCTGTACTTAATAATTTAATCGATGAGGCACACGAAGATGACGAGGTAAGTAAAAAGGAAAAAGATAAAGACAAAACTGAATCAGCTAGAATGTGGATGTGCAAAAATTATTATGATGTTAGAACTTTTGGTGCGGTTATGTCTACAGGTAAAAATGCCGGCCAAGTTCGTGGACCAATTCAAATAACCTTTGCGCGTTCAACTGATCCAATAGTTGCACTTGAACATAGCATTACACGAGTAGCGAAAACTACAGAAGCAAGATCAGAAACCGGCGGCTCAGAAATGGGAAGAAAATATACTGTACCTTATGGATTATACAGAGCCCACGGCTTTATATCTGCACACTTAGCAAACCAAACGGGTTTCAATGAAGAAGATTTGAGTTTATTCTGGGAAGCAATGCAAAATATGTTCGAACACGACCATTCAGCAGCACGTGGAATGATGAATACAAGAAAGTTGATTGTATTCAAACATCAAACAGCATTGGGCAACCAACTTGCTCACGAATTGTTTGACCGTGTAACTCATAAAAAATTAACAGATGGACCCGCTAGAGATTACTCCGATTACGAAATACTTCTTGACGGTGAAAAATTCACAGAGATATTTAAGGTTGTTGAGGTTAAGTAA